In Canis aureus isolate CA01 chromosome 6, VMU_Caureus_v.1.0, whole genome shotgun sequence, one genomic interval encodes:
- the SKOR2 gene encoding SKI family transcriptional corepressor 2 — MASSPLPGPNDILLASPSSAFQPDALSQPRPGHANLKPNQVGQVILYGIPIVSLVIDGQERLCLAQISNTLLKNFSYNEIHNRRVALGITCVQCTPVQLEILRRAGAMPISSRRCGMITKREAERLCKSFLGENRPPKLPDNFAFDVSHECAWGCRGSFIPARYNSSRAKCIKCSYCNMYFSPNKFIFHSHRTPDAKYTQPDAANFNSWRRHLKLTDKSPQDELVFAWEDVKAMFNGGSRKRALPQPGAHPACHPLSSVKAAAVAAAAAVAGGGGLLGPHLLGAPPPPPPPPPLAELAGAPHAHHKRPRFDDDDDSLQEAAVVAAASLSAAAASLSVAAASGGSGAGAGAGAGAGGGGGGCVGAGAGAGAGAAAGAKGPRSYPVIPVPSKGSFGGVLQKFPGCGGLFPHPYTFPAAAAAFGLCHKKEDAGAAAEALGGAGAAGAAPKAGLSGLFWPAGRKDAFYPPFCMFWPPRTPGGLPVPTYLQPPPQPPSALGCALGESPALLRQAFLDLAEPGGAAGGADAAPPPGQPPPVVANGPGSGPPPPAGAAGARDALFESPPGGSGGDCSAGSTPPADPGAVSGAGAAATGAGSAAARAPAPHHPHLLEGRKAGGGSYHHSSAFRPVGGKDDAESLAKLHGASAGAPHAAPAPHPHPHPPHHHHHPHHHHHHHPPQPPSPLLLLPPQPDEPGSERHHPAPPPPPPALTLQPHHRGLLSPGGTSCSYPSEDSSEDEDDEEEEQEVDVEGHRPPEGEEEEEGRDPDDDDEEDEEAGVLLGDPLVGGGRYLQGRGLSEKGSSRDRAPAAPGAFPLALNSSRLLPEDGKLGDPGGSDLPPPPPPPPPPPPPPPPPLASQKASGGGGSSPGSPVHHPSLEEQPSYKDNQKAKENNQVILPTKDDSNFSDKNKEHSFFITDSDASGGDFWRERSGEHTQETNSPHSLKKDVENMGKEELQKVLFEQIDLRRRLEQEFQVLKGNTSFPVFNNFQDQMKRELAYREEMVQQLQIIPYAASLIRKEKLGAHLSKS, encoded by the exons ATGGCTTCCAGCCCGCTGCCGGGGCCCAACGACATCCTGCTGGCATCGCCGTCGAGCGCCTTCCAGCCCGACGCGCTGAGCCAGCCGCGGCCGGGCCACGCCAACCTCAAGCCCAACCAGGTGGGCCAGGTGATCCTCTACGGCATCCCCATCGTGTCGCTGGTGATCGACGGCCAGGAGCGCCTGTGCCTGGCGCAGATCTCCAACACGCTCCTCAAGAACTTCAGCTACAACGAGATCCACAACCGCCGCGTGGCGCTGGGCATCACGTGCGTGCAGTGCACGCCGGTGCAGCTGGAGATCCTGCGGCGCGCCGGGGCCATGCCCATCTCCTCGCGCCGCTGTGGCATGATCACCAAGCGGGAGGCCGAGCGCCTGTGCAAGTCGTTCCTCGGCGAAAACAGGCCGCCCAAGCTGCCCGACAACTTCGCCTTCGACGTGTCCCACGAGTGCGCCTGGGGCTGCCGCGGGAGCTTCATCCCCGCGCGCTACAACAGCTCCCGCGCCAAGTGCATCAAATGCAGCTACTGCAACATGTACTTCTCACCCAACAAGTTCATCTTCCACTCCCACCGTACGCCCGACGCCAAGTACACGCAGCCGGACGCAGCCAACTTCAACTCGTGGCGCCGTCACCTCAAGCTCACGGACAAGAGTCCCCAGGACGAGCTCGTCTTCGCCTGGGAGGACGTCAAGGCCATGTTCAACGGCGGCAGCCGCAAGCGCGCGCTGCCCCAGCCCGGCGCGCATCCCGCCTGCCACCCGCTCAGCTCCGTCAAGGCGGccgcggtggcggcggcggcggcggtggcgggcggcgggggcctgCTGGGCCCGCACCTGCTcggggcgcccccgccgccgccgccgccgccccccctgGCCGAGCTGGCCGGCGCGCCCCACGCCCACCACAAGCGGCCGCGCTTCGACGACGACGACGACTCGCTGCAGGAGGCGGCCGTCGTGGCCGCCGCCAGCCTctcggccgccgccgccagccTGTCGGTGGCCGCGGCCTCGGGCGGctccggggcgggcgcgggcgcgggcgcgggcgcgggcggcggcgggggcggctgcgtgggcgcgggcgcgggcgcgggcgcgggcgcggcggctGGAGCCAAAGGCCCGCGTAGCTACCCGGTCATCCCGGTGCCCAGCAAGGGCTCCTTCGGGGGAGTGCTGCAGAAGTTCCCGGGCTGCGGGGGGCTCTTCCCGCACCCCTACACCTTccccgccgcagccgccgccttCGGCCTGTGCCACAAGAAGGAGGACGCGGGCGCGGCGGCCGAGGCCctggggggcgcgggcgcggcgggcgcggcgccCAAGGCCGGCCTGTCCGGCCTCTTCTGGCCCGCGGGCCGCAAGGACGCTTTCTACCCGCCGTTCTGCATGTTCTGGCCTCCGCGGACCCCCGGCGGGCTGCCGGTGCCCACGTAcctgcagcccccgccccagccgcCCTCGGCGCTCGGCTGCGCGCTTGGAGAGAGCCCGGCCTTGCTGCGCCAGGCCTTCCTGGACCTGGCCGAGCCCGGCGGCGCGGCTGGGGGCGCCGACGCCGCGCCCCCGCCAGGCCAGCCCCCTCCCGTGGTGGCCAACGGCCCCGGCTCCGGCCCTCCGCCTCCCGCCGGGGCCGCGGGCGCCCGCGACGCCCTCTTCGAGTCGCCCCCGGGCGGCAGCGGCGGGGACTGCAGCGCCGGCTCCACGCCGCCCGCGGACCCCGGCGCCGTgtcgggggccggggccgcggccaCCGGGGCGGGCTCCGCGGCGGCCCGAGCGCCCGCGCCCCACCACCCGCACCTCCTGGAGGGGCGCAAGGCGGGCGGGGGCAGCTACCACCATTCGAGCGCCTTCCGGCCGGTGGGCGGCAAGGACGACGCGGAGAGCCTGGCCAAGCTGCACGGGGCGTCGGCGGGGGCGCCGCACGCGGCCCCAgcgccccacccgcacccccaccccccgcaccaccaccaccacccgcaccaccaccaccaccaccaccccccgcagCCGCCgtcgccgctgctgctgctgcccccgCAGCCCGACGAGCCGGGCTCCGAGCGCCACcacccggccccgccgccgccgccgcccgcgctgaCCCTGCAGCCGCACCACCGAGGCCTCCTGTCCCCCGGGGGCACCAGCTGCAGCTACCCCAGCGAGGACAGCTCCGAGGACGAGGACGAcgaggaggaagagcaggaggtGGACGTGGAGGGCCACAGACCCCCCGAGGgcgaagaggaggaggaaggccgCGACCCCGACGACGACGACGAGGAAGACGAGGAGGCGGGGGTCCTGCTAGGGGACCCCTTGGTCGGGGGCGGCCGGTACCTCCAGGGCCGAGGGCTGTCGGAGAAGGGGAGCAGCCGGGACCGCGCGCCGGCCGCGCCGGGCGCCTTCCCACTCGCCCTGAACTCGTCCAGGCTGCTGCCCGAGGACGGGAAGCTGGGCGACCCCGGCGGCTCcgacctgcccccgcccccgcccccgccgccgcccccgcccccgcccccgcccccgcccctggccTCGCAGAAAGcaagcggcggcggcggcagcagcccCGGCAGCCCGGTCCACCATCCATCACTGGAGGAGCAGCCCTCCTACAAAGAT AATCAGAAAGCTAAGGAAAATAACCAAGTTATTTTACCTACAAAGGACGACAGCAACTTTtcag ACAAGAACAAGGAGCATAGCTTTTTCATCACAGACTCTGATGCTTCTGGAGGAGATTTTTGGAGAGAAAGATCAG